A window of the Thermus thermophilus HB8 genome harbors these coding sequences:
- the cas2 gene encoding CRISPR-associated endonuclease Cas2, with product MGKRLYAVAYDIPDDTRRVKLANLLKSYGERVQLSVFECYLDERLLEDLRRRARRLLDLGQDALRIYPVAGQVEVLGVGPLPELREVQVL from the coding sequence ATGGGCAAGCGTCTCTATGCCGTGGCGTACGACATTCCGGACGACACTCGCCGGGTGAAGCTGGCCAACCTCCTGAAAAGCTACGGGGAGCGGGTCCAGCTCTCCGTGTTTGAGTGCTACCTGGACGAGCGGCTTCTGGAGGACCTGCGGCGGAGGGCCAGGCGGCTTTTGGACCTGGGCCAGGACGCCTTGCGCATCTACCCCGTGGCGGGCCAGGTGGAGGTTTTGGGCGTGGGGCCTTTGCCGGAGCTCCGGGAGGTGCAGGTGCTGTGA
- the csm2 gene encoding type III-A CRISPR-associated protein Csm2, giving the protein MPALEFFKDKERGVLDPKVFERAREVAEGLARGKLKSSQFRNYFAELRALENRFERERRKEGEELAFARLVPQLELLRAKLFYNTRSQGPLRDAKEFVEFMEEALEAGKRSPKDFEAMMKYVEAVLAYFYALAK; this is encoded by the coding sequence ATGCCGGCGTTGGAGTTTTTCAAGGACAAGGAGCGGGGAGTTCTGGACCCCAAGGTCTTTGAGCGGGCCCGGGAGGTGGCGGAGGGGCTCGCCAGGGGGAAGCTCAAGTCCAGCCAGTTCCGCAACTACTTCGCCGAGCTCAGGGCCCTGGAGAACCGCTTTGAGCGGGAGAGGCGCAAGGAAGGGGAGGAGTTGGCCTTCGCCCGGCTCGTCCCCCAGCTTGAGCTCCTCAGGGCCAAGCTCTTCTACAACACCCGCTCCCAGGGCCCCTTGAGGGACGCCAAGGAGTTCGTGGAGTTCATGGAGGAGGCCCTCGAGGCGGGGAAGCGGAGCCCAAAGGACTTTGAAGCGATGATGAAGTACGTGGAGGCGGTGCTCGCCTACTTCTACGCCTTGGCGAAGTAG
- the cas10 gene encoding type III-A CRISPR-associated protein Cas10/Csm1, protein MLGDGLSVALAGLLHDVGKLYSRARWGERDDQVPDRTHTAYTAHFVREHAGLFRGAGLDPDWLARTASRHHEGWRDRPQYRPETPEEWCVALADTYASKEREEGEGGGSPPEVPLSPPFRRLLLGGEEGREGGYSPVGAGGRVGLEAGGLYPEERPNVSKDVYKRLLERLEGRLEEMARFSLGKEALVLNLALALQETLSLVPSDTQSEPDVSLYDHLRLTAAIAHALWLFHGGSPSAQNLRQDGEKFLLVVGDMGGIQGHIYRIAGAEAGVGGIAKRLRARSLEVSLAAEAMALGLLWRLGLTSLNRILGAGGKFYLLLPNTEEARAALEGTREAWGRWALKRGGSLVPHLAWVAFRGQDFRDFAALLKRLHEALAREKLRPFAFLASTGGVLGAPLRPCAACGLEPARRDEPGSLCPDCEREAALGARLPRSDRVGFFLEEAPRPYLDFPGLKVGLGGPLEGAFHLFRARLDFAPWPDPSEAKPLLGHLPRVEHALKAKGWSLEAYRAWAEEEGLLEDEEPHPEKVLTFAELAALSEGAPYLGALMLDADRMGEAFATGFRREGRDLATPSRLAALSRTLEVFFTTEVLTLLEEPRRYRERLGWDDLEAQRKEARYPLLYSVYSGGDDLFLLGPWDALLDFALDLERLYRLFTRHPRLTLSGGFLLVPPSLPVPELARLLGEAEKRAKAEGRERLFLFGQAVPWETLRGLRAWAEGLRQDLRAERVSRAQVYRWLLLWRRFSPLEDPGERMRYKPLLAYALRRVRERDEEAWKRYLKLLDHQDPAWAYLPVWVQWALYRERRV, encoded by the coding sequence ATGCTTGGGGACGGCCTGAGCGTGGCCCTGGCGGGACTTTTGCACGACGTGGGCAAGCTCTATTCCCGCGCCCGCTGGGGCGAGCGGGACGATCAGGTTCCCGACCGCACCCACACCGCCTACACTGCCCACTTCGTCCGGGAGCATGCCGGGCTCTTTCGCGGGGCGGGCCTGGACCCGGACTGGCTCGCCCGGACGGCAAGCCGCCACCACGAGGGCTGGCGGGACCGCCCCCAGTACCGGCCCGAGACCCCCGAGGAGTGGTGCGTGGCCCTGGCGGACACCTACGCCTCCAAGGAGCGGGAGGAGGGGGAGGGTGGGGGAAGCCCTCCGGAGGTGCCCCTTTCCCCTCCCTTCCGCAGGCTCCTCCTGGGGGGCGAGGAGGGGAGGGAAGGAGGGTACAGCCCCGTGGGGGCCGGGGGGCGGGTGGGCCTCGAGGCCGGGGGGCTTTACCCGGAGGAGCGGCCCAACGTCTCCAAAGACGTCTACAAGCGGCTTCTTGAGCGGCTGGAGGGGCGGCTTGAGGAGATGGCCCGCTTCTCCCTGGGCAAGGAGGCCCTTGTCCTGAACCTGGCCCTGGCCCTCCAGGAGACCCTTTCCCTGGTGCCCTCGGACACCCAGTCGGAGCCGGACGTCTCCCTCTACGACCACCTGCGCCTCACGGCGGCCATCGCCCACGCCTTGTGGCTTTTCCACGGGGGAAGCCCCTCGGCACAGAACCTGCGCCAGGACGGGGAGAAGTTCCTCCTGGTGGTGGGGGACATGGGGGGCATCCAGGGGCACATCTACCGCATCGCCGGGGCGGAGGCGGGAGTGGGGGGCATCGCCAAGCGGCTTCGGGCGAGGAGCCTCGAGGTGAGCCTGGCCGCGGAGGCCATGGCCCTGGGGCTTCTTTGGCGCCTGGGCCTCACCTCCCTGAACCGCATCTTGGGGGCGGGGGGCAAGTTCTACCTCCTCCTGCCCAACACCGAGGAGGCGAGGGCGGCCCTGGAGGGGACCAGGGAGGCCTGGGGGAGGTGGGCCCTCAAGCGGGGGGGAAGCCTCGTGCCCCACCTGGCCTGGGTGGCCTTCCGGGGGCAGGACTTCCGGGACTTCGCCGCCCTTCTCAAGCGCCTCCACGAGGCCCTCGCCCGGGAGAAGCTCAGGCCCTTCGCCTTCCTCGCCTCCACGGGGGGGGTCCTGGGGGCGCCCCTCCGCCCCTGCGCCGCCTGCGGCCTGGAGCCCGCCCGAAGGGACGAGCCCGGAAGCCTCTGCCCGGACTGCGAGCGGGAGGCGGCCCTCGGGGCCCGGCTTCCCCGAAGCGACCGGGTGGGCTTCTTCCTGGAAGAGGCTCCGAGGCCCTACCTGGACTTTCCCGGCCTGAAGGTGGGCCTGGGGGGGCCGTTGGAGGGGGCCTTCCACCTCTTCCGCGCCCGGCTGGACTTCGCCCCCTGGCCCGACCCCTCGGAGGCCAAGCCCCTCCTCGGCCACCTGCCCCGGGTGGAGCACGCCCTGAAGGCCAAGGGGTGGAGCCTGGAGGCCTACCGGGCCTGGGCCGAGGAGGAGGGGCTTTTGGAGGACGAGGAGCCCCATCCCGAAAAGGTCCTCACCTTCGCCGAACTCGCCGCCCTCTCGGAGGGCGCCCCCTACCTCGGGGCCCTCATGCTGGACGCCGACCGCATGGGGGAGGCCTTCGCCACAGGCTTCCGCCGCGAGGGGCGGGACCTCGCCACCCCGAGCCGCCTCGCCGCCCTCTCCCGCACCCTGGAGGTCTTCTTCACCACGGAGGTCCTCACCCTCCTGGAGGAGCCCCGGCGCTACCGGGAGCGGCTTGGGTGGGACGACCTCGAGGCCCAGCGCAAGGAGGCCCGCTACCCCCTCCTCTACAGCGTCTACTCCGGGGGGGACGACCTCTTCCTCCTCGGGCCCTGGGACGCCCTTTTGGACTTCGCCCTGGACCTGGAGAGGCTCTACCGCCTCTTCACCCGCCACCCGCGGCTCACCCTCTCCGGGGGGTTCCTCCTCGTCCCGCCGAGCCTCCCCGTGCCCGAGCTCGCCCGGCTTTTGGGGGAGGCGGAGAAGCGGGCCAAGGCCGAGGGGCGGGAGAGGCTTTTCCTCTTCGGCCAGGCGGTGCCGTGGGAGACCTTGCGGGGCCTTCGCGCCTGGGCCGAGGGCCTGCGCCAAGACCTGCGGGCCGAGCGGGTGAGCCGGGCCCAGGTCTACCGCTGGCTCCTCCTCTGGCGCAGGTTCTCCCCCCTGGAGGACCCCGGGGAGCGGATGCGCTACAAGCCCCTCTTGGCCTACGCCCTAAGGCGCGTCCGGGAACGGGACGAGGAGGCGTGGAAGAGGTATCTAAAGCTTCTTGACCACCAGGACCCGGCCTGGGCCTACCTTCCCGTCTGGGTCCAGTGGGCGCTTTACCGGGAAAGGAGGGTGTGA
- a CDS encoding IS110-like element IS1000A family transposase — translation MTFAGIDVSKTHLDLALVSNSPKPTRLRFPNSPEGRQALLAALAHHNPAWVALEPTGAYHLPLLKLLAENRLQVALVNPYHLAAFRKAKGERQKTDRQDALLLARYAQVYHGELWAYTLPPEALRELKALVGYREDLAGRERAILNQMEAAEWAGSKEVLALLQKELACVKGLLGEVEARIQALLATLPEAEVLMALPGVGPQVAAAVLALLPPELWGRAKRAASYAGLIPEREESGKSVERSRLSKKGPPLLRRKLYMGALVAVRHDPEMRAFYHRLLSRGKRKKQALVAVAHKLLRRMMGRLREYYATQLDQGVA, via the coding sequence ATGACCTTCGCCGGCATTGACGTCAGCAAAACCCACCTGGACCTGGCCCTCGTCTCCAACTCCCCCAAACCCACCCGCCTCCGCTTCCCCAACTCCCCTGAAGGCCGTCAAGCCCTCCTCGCCGCCCTCGCCCACCACAACCCCGCCTGGGTCGCCCTGGAGCCCACGGGCGCTTACCACCTCCCCCTCCTCAAGCTCCTGGCAGAAAACCGCCTCCAGGTGGCCCTGGTCAACCCCTACCATCTCGCCGCCTTCCGCAAGGCCAAGGGAGAACGCCAGAAGACCGACCGCCAAGACGCCCTCCTCCTCGCCCGCTACGCCCAGGTCTACCACGGGGAGCTCTGGGCCTACACCCTCCCCCCAGAAGCCCTCCGTGAGCTCAAAGCCCTGGTGGGCTACCGGGAGGACTTGGCCGGGCGGGAAAGGGCCATCCTCAACCAGATGGAGGCGGCGGAGTGGGCGGGGAGCAAGGAGGTCCTCGCCCTCCTCCAAAAGGAGCTGGCCTGCGTGAAGGGGCTTCTCGGGGAGGTGGAGGCCAGGATCCAGGCCCTCCTCGCCACCCTCCCCGAGGCCGAGGTCCTGATGGCCCTGCCCGGGGTGGGGCCCCAGGTGGCGGCAGCGGTGCTGGCCCTCCTGCCCCCAGAGCTCTGGGGCCGGGCGAAGAGGGCGGCCTCCTACGCGGGGCTCATCCCCGAGCGGGAGGAGTCGGGAAAGAGCGTGGAGAGGAGTCGGCTCTCCAAAAAAGGGCCTCCCCTCCTGCGGCGAAAGCTCTACATGGGCGCCCTGGTGGCGGTGCGCCATGACCCGGAGATGCGGGCCTTCTACCACCGCCTGCTCTCGCGGGGAAAGAGAAAGAAGCAGGCGTTGGTGGCCGTGGCCCACAAGCTCCTCAGGCGGATGATGGGAAGGCTCAGGGAGTACTACGCGACCCAGCTAGATCAAGGGGTCGCTTGA